A region from the Equus asinus isolate D_3611 breed Donkey chromosome 3, EquAss-T2T_v2, whole genome shotgun sequence genome encodes:
- the LOC123289185 gene encoding olfactory receptor-like protein OLF4, translating into MEPGNGTGISGFLLLGFSQESELQSFTFGPFLSMYLITVLGNLLIILIVSSDSHLHTPMYFFLSNLSFVDICFTSTIIPKMLVNIQMQSKVITYAGCITQLKVFVIFLGLDIYLLAVMAYDRFVAICHPLYYMVSMNHQLCGILLLVSWITSVLHSFLQTSMVLQLSFCTHMEIPHFFCELNQMIQLACSDAFLNNMVMYFIDMMLCGCPLAGIIYSYFKIVCCICGISSAQGKYKAFSTCASHLSVVSLFFRASLGVYLSSSASQSSHSSAIASVVYTLVTPMLNPFIYSLRNKEIKGALKRFFGMASTKGPVILGQKKCPGLQDSKPQRQNCASLITVQN; encoded by the coding sequence ATGGAACCAGGCAATGGAACAGGCATTTCAGgatttcttcttctgggattttcACAGGAATCAGAATTGCAGTCCTTCACATTTGGGCCTTTTCTCTCCATGTATCTGATCACTGTGCTTGGAAACCTGCTCATCATCTTGATTGTCAGCtctgactcccacctccacacacccatgtacttctttctttccaacctGTCATTTGTAGACATCTGTTTCACCTCCACCATCATCCCAAAGATGTTGGTGAACATCCAGATGCAGAGCAAAGTCATAACCTATGCAGGTTGCATCACCCAGCTGAAAGTTTTTGTAATCTTCTTGGGGCTGGACATCTATCTCCTGGCCGTGATGGCCTATGATCGATTTGTGGCCATCTGTCACCCCCTGTACTACATGGTCAGCATGAACCATCAGCTCTGTGGAATCTTGCTTCTAGTGTCTTGGATCACAAGTGTCTTGCATTCTTTCTTACAAACTTCAATGGTGTTGCAACTCTCATTCTGTACACACATGGAAATCCCccactttttctgtgaactcAATCAGATGATCCAACTTGCATGTTCTGATGCCTTTCTTAATAATATGGTTATGTATTTTATAGATATGATGCTGTGTGGTTGTCCCCTCGCTGGTATAATTTATTCTTACTTTAAGATAGTTTGCTGTATATGTGGAATCTCATCAGCTCAAGGGAAGTATAAAGCATTTTCCACCTGTGCATCTCACCTCTCAGTTGTCTCCTTATTTTTTCGTGCAAGCCTAGGAGTGTACCTCAGCTCTTCTGCTAGCCAGAGCTCACACTCAAGTGCAATAGCCTCAGTGGTGTACACCCTTGTCACGCCCATGCTGAATCCCTtcatctacagtctgaggaataaagaaataaagggggCTCTGAAAAGATTCTTCGGGATGGCAAGTACAAAAGGGCCAGTTATACTTGGGCAGAAGAAATGCCCAGGATTGCAGGACTCAAAGCCTCAGCGTCAGAATTGTGCTTCTTTAATCACAGTGCAGAATTAG